The following are encoded in a window of Streptomyces griseiscabiei genomic DNA:
- a CDS encoding MFS transporter: MSQQNSPSPRAPRAGRADDPAVGGPSGTAEERRGPEPSGTAGAATARTPVPPAPPAPSAPSAPSVPSGRVPTTAPSASSAPVAQVTPVAVEVSTYREILAVAEFRVMFLAQIVATLGNATAQITLSVLVYERTGSPLLSSLTFALGFAPYLFGATLLSAVADRHPTRDVLVVCQTVSCGVVGLMAVPSAPIPLLLLLLLVLGTVAPVFQGARAASLPDLLSGAGYVLGRSLLRLVSQSTQIIGFAAGGLLLIALTPAQALLLASAGFGIAALLLRFGTRRLPARQEHDRSSVARSSLRGVRQVLATPGLRPLLLLTWLPPTLVVAPEALAAPYADQLGGGSGAIGLLLCAAPAGSVLGEILAGTLLPPGARVRLVLPLGCLMFVPLLFFVLAPGLVAATLLLLVCGFGFTYAMGLDQRVLDATPEELRGRALTLTMAGLMIGQGVGFAAAGAAAEFLPAHVVVAAAGALGLVSVLVCGARAPRGDASEQRAGAEG, translated from the coding sequence ATGTCGCAGCAGAACTCCCCTTCACCTCGCGCGCCTCGTGCCGGTCGCGCCGACGATCCGGCGGTCGGGGGGCCGTCGGGCACGGCCGAGGAACGGCGGGGCCCGGAGCCGTCGGGCACGGCCGGGGCAGCCACGGCCCGCACGCCCGTCCCGCCTGCCCCGCCCGCCCCATCCGCCCCGTCCGCCCCGTCCGTCCCGTCCGGCCGGGTCCCGACGACGGCACCGTCCGCCTCCTCCGCCCCGGTCGCCCAGGTCACCCCGGTCGCCGTCGAGGTGTCGACCTATCGGGAGATCCTCGCCGTCGCCGAGTTCCGGGTGATGTTCCTGGCGCAGATCGTCGCCACGCTCGGCAACGCGACCGCCCAGATCACGCTCTCGGTACTGGTGTACGAGAGAACCGGGTCCCCCCTGCTGTCCTCCCTGACCTTCGCGCTCGGTTTCGCCCCCTATCTCTTCGGGGCCACTCTCCTGTCGGCGGTCGCCGACCGGCACCCCACCCGCGATGTGCTCGTGGTCTGCCAGACCGTCAGCTGCGGGGTGGTCGGTCTCATGGCCGTGCCGTCGGCCCCGATCCCTCTGCTTCTGCTGTTGCTGCTGGTCCTCGGGACCGTGGCCCCGGTCTTCCAGGGGGCGCGCGCGGCGAGCCTGCCCGATCTGCTGTCGGGCGCGGGCTACGTCCTCGGACGCTCCCTGCTGCGGCTGGTGTCGCAGAGCACCCAGATCATCGGCTTCGCGGCGGGCGGTCTGCTGCTGATCGCCCTGACTCCCGCGCAGGCACTGCTCCTGGCCTCGGCGGGCTTCGGGATCGCGGCCCTGCTGCTCAGGTTCGGCACCCGCCGGCTGCCGGCCCGGCAGGAGCACGACCGCTCGTCGGTGGCGCGTTCCTCGCTGCGGGGTGTACGACAGGTGCTCGCCACCCCCGGACTGCGCCCTCTGCTGCTGCTCACCTGGCTGCCGCCGACCCTCGTCGTGGCACCGGAGGCGCTCGCCGCGCCGTACGCCGACCAGTTGGGCGGCGGCTCCGGCGCGATCGGACTGCTGTTGTGCGCCGCGCCGGCGGGGTCGGTGCTGGGCGAGATCCTCGCGGGGACCCTGCTGCCGCCCGGCGCGCGCGTCCGGCTGGTGCTGCCGCTCGGCTGTCTGATGTTCGTACCGCTGCTGTTCTTCGTCCTCGCTCCCGGCCTGGTGGCGGCGACACTGCTGCTGCTGGTGTGCGGGTTCGGGTTCACCTACGCGATGGGCCTGGATCAGCGTGTACTCGACGCCACGCCCGAGGAGTTGCGGGGCCGGGCGCTGACCCTCACGATGGCGGGCCTGATGATCGGTCAGGGCGTCGGCTTCGCCGCCGCCGGGGCCGCCGCCGAGTTCCTCCCGGCCCATGTCGTGGTCGCGGCGGCCGGTGCGCTGGGCCTGGTGAGCGTCCTGGTGTGCGGCGCACGCGCGCCTCGCGGGGACGCGTCGGAGCAGCGGGCGGGTGCCGAGGGCTGA
- a CDS encoding ArsR/SmtB family transcription factor encodes MAVQLLVETGDLLRCRFALSPLWETVAAVRTLADPRRQAYHLPWVRRVRPLVDDATLAPLLALLPHTGYTPDFLTPPPSGPLAAFDDELAQVAATPLAQVAEELRRCLRGPERGSPPDRALADRLLADPARTVAELGALVRLCWDRLVAPQWPQLRDLLHADIALRTRQVATGGFQYVLDELHPSVRRHDDHRLVIDTPHRVVRRLGGRGLLLLPSVFVWPALTVVAEPPWQPTVVYPARGIGDLWSLARPAAEPGGGGALAHLIGRTRARILSGLDRPTPTSTLARLHGTSPATVSGHISALRAAGLVTSYRVGRFTYHERTALGLALSG; translated from the coding sequence ATGGCCGTACAGCTACTGGTGGAGACGGGCGATCTGCTGCGCTGCCGCTTCGCGCTCTCCCCGCTCTGGGAGACCGTGGCCGCGGTCCGCACCCTGGCCGACCCGCGCCGTCAGGCGTACCACCTCCCCTGGGTGCGGCGGGTACGTCCGCTCGTCGACGACGCGACCCTCGCCCCGCTGCTCGCCCTGCTGCCGCACACCGGCTACACCCCCGACTTCCTCACTCCGCCGCCCTCCGGCCCCCTGGCCGCCTTCGACGACGAACTGGCCCAGGTGGCGGCGACCCCCCTCGCCCAGGTCGCCGAGGAACTGCGCCGCTGTCTGCGCGGTCCCGAGCGCGGCAGCCCGCCGGACCGGGCGCTCGCCGACCGCCTCCTCGCCGACCCCGCCCGCACGGTGGCCGAACTCGGCGCACTCGTCCGACTGTGCTGGGACCGCCTCGTCGCCCCGCAGTGGCCACAACTGCGCGATCTGCTGCACGCCGACATCGCCCTGCGCACCCGACAGGTCGCCACCGGCGGCTTCCAGTACGTCCTCGACGAACTGCACCCCTCCGTGCGCCGGCACGACGACCACCGCCTGGTGATCGACACCCCGCACCGCGTCGTCCGGCGGCTGGGCGGGCGGGGCCTGCTCCTGCTGCCGAGCGTGTTCGTCTGGCCGGCCCTGACCGTCGTCGCCGAGCCGCCCTGGCAGCCCACCGTCGTCTACCCCGCGCGCGGCATCGGCGACCTCTGGAGCCTCGCCCGCCCCGCCGCGGAGCCCGGGGGCGGCGGAGCGCTGGCCCACCTCATCGGCCGTACCCGCGCCCGTATCCTCAGCGGCCTCGACCGGCCCACACCCACCAGCACCCTGGCCCGGCTGCACGGCACGAGCCCCGCCACCGTCTCCGGGCACATCTCCGCACTGCGTGCGGCGGGCCTCGTCACCAGCTACCGGGTGGGACGTTTCACCTATCACGAGCGCACCGCCCTGGGCCTCGCCCTCTCCGGCTGA
- a CDS encoding MFS transporter: MPDTPIAQEVTHSRPATRTRVFSPAAVAASCVGFVLIGVLQALYGPAIPAFRDTYDLSPSAAGLGLSAHFVGGVLGVLLFDRLFGRIGNRRLLGTSYLLMALGAAGFALAPDWPSSLAAALLAGVGFGGIDYGLNQLFAVGFGHRSTAMLNILNAHFGIGAILGPALVAAFGAEHYPALFLAFTAVTLPLLLCLRGVRDRVPQPGAEAAGGAEGQAGGRVLGRSLGSVLAVFVVLYILHVGVETGVGGWEPTHLETVGYGAGAAATATSVYWLMMTAGRFLVAPVALRYSPQTIITVSCAGMTVCLLLASVPQLAPFAYAGVGLFIAPIFPTGLPWLNAAAPRARRAGALVIAASMTGGVAAGPALGKAIEWSGVRAVPLLLCAVSAVCLLATLWLIRATRTDPAPP; encoded by the coding sequence GTGCCCGACACACCTATCGCGCAAGAGGTGACGCACAGCCGACCGGCCACGCGGACAAGGGTGTTCAGCCCCGCCGCCGTGGCCGCGTCCTGTGTCGGCTTCGTCCTGATCGGCGTGCTCCAGGCGCTCTACGGCCCCGCGATCCCGGCCTTCCGCGACACCTACGACCTGTCGCCGTCGGCCGCCGGGCTCGGGCTGAGCGCCCACTTCGTCGGCGGGGTCCTCGGCGTACTGCTCTTCGACCGGCTGTTCGGGCGGATCGGCAACCGACGGCTCCTCGGCACCTCGTACCTGCTGATGGCCCTCGGCGCGGCGGGCTTCGCGCTCGCCCCGGACTGGCCCTCCTCCCTCGCCGCCGCCCTGCTCGCCGGCGTCGGCTTCGGCGGCATCGACTACGGCCTCAACCAGCTCTTCGCCGTCGGCTTCGGCCACCGCTCGACCGCCATGCTGAACATCCTCAACGCCCACTTCGGCATCGGCGCGATCCTCGGCCCCGCCCTCGTCGCCGCCTTCGGGGCCGAGCACTACCCGGCGCTCTTCCTGGCCTTCACCGCCGTCACCCTGCCCCTGCTGCTCTGCCTGCGGGGCGTACGCGACCGGGTGCCCCAGCCGGGCGCCGAGGCGGCCGGGGGAGCCGAAGGGCAGGCCGGCGGCCGGGTGCTCGGCCGCAGCCTCGGCTCGGTGCTCGCCGTCTTCGTCGTCCTCTACATCCTGCACGTCGGCGTCGAGACCGGCGTCGGCGGCTGGGAACCCACCCATCTGGAGACGGTCGGGTACGGCGCCGGAGCCGCCGCGACCGCCACCTCCGTGTACTGGCTGATGATGACGGCCGGCCGCTTCCTGGTCGCCCCCGTCGCCCTCCGGTACTCACCCCAGACGATCATCACCGTGTCCTGCGCGGGCATGACCGTCTGTCTGCTGCTGGCCTCGGTGCCCCAGCTCGCCCCGTTCGCCTACGCCGGAGTCGGCCTGTTCATCGCGCCGATCTTCCCCACCGGCCTGCCCTGGCTCAACGCGGCCGCGCCCCGGGCCCGCCGGGCCGGCGCGCTCGTCATCGCCGCGTCCATGACCGGGGGAGTGGCGGCGGGCCCGGCGCTGGGCAAGGCCATCGAGTGGTCCGGCGTCCGCGCGGTCCCGCTGCTGCTCTGCGCCGTCTCGGCGGTGTGCCTGCTGGCCACGCTCTGGCTGATCCGCGCCACCCGCACCGACCCGGCGCCCCCGTAG
- a CDS encoding glycoside hydrolase family 35 protein: protein MRPPALTTSSDGFLLHGEPFRIISGAMHYFRIHPDLWADRLRKARLMGLNTVETYVPWNLHQPDPDSPLVLDGLLDLPRYLSLARAEGLHVLLRPGPYICAEWDGGGLPSWLTSDPDIRLRSSDPRFTNALDRYLDILLPPLLPHLAANGGPVIAVQVENEYGAYGDDTAYLKHVHQALRSRGVDELLFTCDQAGSGHHLAAGSLPGVLSTGTFGGRIEESLAALREHMPEGPLMCSEFWIGWFDHWGEEHHVRDAESAAADLDKLLAAGASVNIYMFHGGTNFGFTNGANHDQCYAPIVTSYDYDAALGESGDPGPKYHAFREVIARHAPVPEEPVPSPAPKLGGITVELDRRAPLLPYATSLDASVGRSEHPLTMEEFGQRSGYALYRTTFPEAGDGLLHFEGGVGDRAQVFVDGAPVGVLERERHDETLPLRVPHAGATLDVLVENMGGVNYGPRIGAAKGMLGQVTFNGTALLGWDTHRLPLADLSTVPFAPAPADAAPVTVPAFHHGTFEIATPADTFLSLPGWTKGQAWINGFHLGRYWNRGPQRTLYVPAPVLRAGANELVLLELNATTGARAEFTDTPDLGPVKP, encoded by the coding sequence TTGCGCCCGCCCGCCCTCACCACGTCGTCCGACGGTTTCCTCCTGCACGGTGAGCCGTTCCGGATCATCTCCGGCGCGATGCACTACTTCCGCATCCACCCCGACCTGTGGGCCGACCGGCTGCGCAAGGCCCGGCTGATGGGCCTCAACACCGTGGAGACGTACGTCCCCTGGAACCTCCACCAGCCCGACCCGGACAGCCCGCTCGTCCTCGACGGGCTGCTCGACCTGCCCCGCTATCTGAGCCTCGCCCGCGCCGAGGGCCTGCACGTCCTGCTGCGCCCCGGCCCGTACATCTGCGCCGAGTGGGACGGTGGCGGTCTGCCCTCCTGGCTCACCTCGGACCCCGACATCCGGCTGCGCTCCAGCGACCCCCGCTTCACGAACGCCCTCGACCGCTACCTCGACATCCTGCTGCCCCCGCTGCTGCCGCACCTGGCCGCGAACGGCGGCCCGGTCATCGCCGTCCAGGTGGAGAACGAGTACGGGGCGTACGGCGACGACACCGCGTACCTCAAGCACGTCCACCAGGCGCTGCGCTCGCGCGGGGTCGACGAGCTGCTGTTCACCTGCGACCAGGCGGGCTCCGGCCACCATCTGGCCGCCGGGAGCCTGCCCGGGGTCCTGTCCACCGGCACCTTCGGCGGCAGGATCGAGGAGTCCCTGGCGGCACTGCGGGAACACATGCCCGAAGGGCCCCTGATGTGCTCGGAGTTCTGGATCGGCTGGTTCGACCACTGGGGCGAGGAGCACCACGTCCGGGACGCCGAGAGCGCCGCCGCCGACCTGGACAAGCTGCTGGCCGCCGGTGCCTCCGTCAACATCTACATGTTCCACGGCGGCACCAACTTCGGCTTCACCAACGGCGCCAACCACGACCAGTGCTACGCCCCGATCGTCACCTCCTACGACTACGACGCGGCCCTCGGCGAGTCCGGCGACCCCGGCCCCAAGTACCACGCGTTCCGGGAGGTCATCGCCCGTCACGCGCCCGTCCCGGAGGAGCCGGTCCCGTCCCCCGCGCCCAAACTCGGCGGGATCACCGTGGAGTTGGACCGCAGGGCGCCGCTGCTGCCGTACGCGACCTCCCTCGACGCGTCCGTGGGACGGTCCGAACACCCGCTCACCATGGAGGAGTTCGGCCAGCGTTCCGGCTACGCCCTCTACCGCACGACGTTCCCCGAGGCGGGCGACGGTCTGCTGCACTTCGAGGGCGGGGTCGGCGACCGCGCCCAGGTCTTCGTGGACGGCGCCCCCGTCGGCGTCCTGGAACGCGAACGCCACGACGAGACCCTGCCGTTGCGGGTCCCGCACGCCGGCGCCACGCTCGACGTGCTGGTCGAGAACATGGGCGGCGTCAACTACGGCCCCCGGATCGGCGCCGCCAAGGGAATGCTCGGCCAGGTCACCTTCAACGGCACCGCGCTGCTCGGCTGGGACACCCACCGCCTCCCGCTGGCCGACCTGTCCACGGTGCCCTTCGCCCCGGCCCCCGCCGACGCGGCCCCGGTCACCGTCCCGGCCTTCCACCACGGCACCTTCGAGATCGCGACCCCCGCCGACACCTTCCTCTCGCTGCCCGGCTGGACCAAGGGCCAGGCCTGGATCAACGGCTTCCACCTCGGCCGCTACTGGAACCGCGGCCCGCAGCGCACCCTCTACGTCCCGGCCCCCGTCCTGCGCGCGGGCGCCAACGAACTGGTCCTGCTGGAGCTGAACGCCACGACCGGCGCCCGAGCGGAGTTCACGGACACGCCGGACCTGGGCCCGGTGAAGCCCTGA